From the Salmo trutta chromosome 2, fSalTru1.1, whole genome shotgun sequence genome, one window contains:
- the get4 gene encoding Golgi to ER traffic protein 4 homolog: MMSEQEALKCSSARNRGGTQRVEGKLRASVEKGDYYEAHQMYRTLFFRYISQAKHTDARELMYNGAQLFFSYNQLNSAADLSMLVLESLEKSEAKVEDEDLEHLAKLFSLMDPNSPERVAFVSRALKWSTGGSGKLGAPKLHQLLAVTLWKEQNYSESRYHFLHSSDGEGCAQMLVEYSAQRGFRSEVDMFVAQAVLQFLCLKNKNSASVVFSTYTQKHPSIEKDPPFVQPLLNFIWFLLLAVDGGKLTVFTVLCEQYQPSLKRDPMYNEYLDRIGQLFFGVPPKQSSSYGGLLGNLLNSLMGSGEDEEGEEAQEHGSPIELD, from the exons ATGATGTCGGAGCAGGAGGCTCTGAAGTGTTCCAGTGCAAGAAACCGTGGAGGAACGCAGCGGGTTGAAGGGAAACTGCGAGCCAGTGTGGAAAAGGGAGATTACTATGAGGCTCACCAGATGTACAGAACCTTGTTTTTTAG GTATATTTCACAGGCAAAGCACACCGATGCCAGGGAGTTGATGTACAATGGCGCCCAGCTCTTCTTCAGCTACAACCAG CTTAACAGTGCTGCAGACCTGTCAATGTTGGTGCTAGAGTCTTTGGAGAAATCCGAGGCAAAGGTGGAGGATGAAGACTTAG AGCACCTGGCTAAGCTGTTCAGTTTGATGGACCCTAACTCCCCAGAGAGAGTAGCATTTGTGTCCCGCGCACTCAAATGGTCCACAGGTGGCTCGGGGAAGCTGGGCGCCCCCAAACTGCATCAGCTCCTAGCAGTCACCTTGTGGAAAG AGCAAAACTACAGTGAGTCTCGCTACCACTTCTTGCACTCCTCTGATGGAGAGGGCTGTGCCCAGATGCTGGTGGAGTACTCAGCGCAGCGGGGCTTTCGCAGTGAGGTGGACATGTTTGTGGCACAGGCCGTCCTGCA GTTCCTCTGTTTAAAGAACAAAAACAGTGCGTCTGTAGTTTTCAGCACATATACACAGAAACACCCCTCAATAGAGAAGGATCCTCCCTTTGTGCAGCCCTTGCTCAACTTTATCTGGTTTCTCTTGCTGGCAGTGGATGG AGGCAAATTAACAGTGTTCACGGTGCTATGTGAGCAGTATCAGCCTTCCCTGAAGAGGGACCCTATGTATAATGAG TATCTCGACAGGATAGGACAGCTTTTCTTCGGGGTGCCACCCAAACAGTCTTCATCATATGGTGGATTGCTAG GGAACCTGTTAAACAGCCTGATGGGCTCAGGtgaggatgaggagggagaggaagcacAGGAGCACGGCAGCCCCATCGAGCTGGACTGA
- the LOC115157625 gene encoding VPS35 endosomal protein sorting factor-like isoform X1 produces the protein MKKRKVNTVLSDTIKHIMPDRAFEDAYAQLQSVIRKILTYFHDFSIILSMERFLPFVGMFQKDSVRVEVCLSIMDVFIKHQQEHTRDPVILNALLHICKTMHDSVNALTLEDEKRSLALLINGFICMCS, from the exons AAACGTAAGGTCAACACTGTGCTCTCTGACACCATCAAGCACATTATGCCGGATCGTGCCTTTGAGGATGCCTATGCTCAGCTCCAGTCCGTGATTAGGAAGATCCTCACCTACTTTCATGACTTCTCTATCATCTTATCCATG GAGCGTTTCCTTCCCTTCGTGGGCATGTTCCAGAAGGACAGCGTCAGGGTGGAGGTGTGTCTCTCCATCATGGACGTCTTCATCAA ACACCAACAGGAGCACACCAGAGACCCTGTTATCCTCAATGCTCTACTGCACATCTGCAAGACCATGCACGACTCTGTAAA TGCGCTGACTCTGGAGGATGAGAAGAGATCTCTAGCCTTACTGATCAATGGCTTCATATGCATG TGTTCGTAG
- the LOC115157625 gene encoding VPS35 endosomal protein sorting factor-like isoform X2 produces the protein MPDRAFEDAYAQLQSVIRKILTYFHDFSIILSMERFLPFVGMFQKDSVRVEVCLSIMDVFIKHQQEHTRDPVILNALLHICKTMHDSVNALTLEDEKRSLALLINGFICMCS, from the exons ATGCCGGATCGTGCCTTTGAGGATGCCTATGCTCAGCTCCAGTCCGTGATTAGGAAGATCCTCACCTACTTTCATGACTTCTCTATCATCTTATCCATG GAGCGTTTCCTTCCCTTCGTGGGCATGTTCCAGAAGGACAGCGTCAGGGTGGAGGTGTGTCTCTCCATCATGGACGTCTTCATCAA ACACCAACAGGAGCACACCAGAGACCCTGTTATCCTCAATGCTCTACTGCACATCTGCAAGACCATGCACGACTCTGTAAA TGCGCTGACTCTGGAGGATGAGAAGAGATCTCTAGCCTTACTGATCAATGGCTTCATATGCATG TGTTCGTAG